The following are encoded together in the Drosophila sechellia strain sech25 chromosome 3R, ASM438219v1, whole genome shotgun sequence genome:
- the LOC6619539 gene encoding rho GTPase-activating protein 100F isoform X10: MQWKKKFTRLKAATGNSRVRRMLCCGRRKENGRSVPDVTASPGRAPPGPLPANQMPSMGNQQHHGNQQHHGNQQQHHGNQHGNHRGQSGSLSNAAGVKDPVMLQGDFRKVSGISSEIFRQIEAVENDHDPNTAAALEAVERRGEMIVRVLEPRCMGSKQAVDAAHKLMNKADARHTVQLVEIVKRPGQTLGLYIREGNGADRTDGVFISRIALESAVYNSGCLRVGDEILAVNLVDVTHMSLDDVVIIMSIPRRLVLAIRQRRGNRGTGSPGPPTLSRPEQKPPPVVVIKRDLRDEDLDETDRMPRPRSSRDRRTGRDGREMTESRSRLGLGLNNYSPQSEQLDMYYNTRGGGGGPMGEPPNWGYKPPPPPSSVITEQPTKAHAFAPSHAYYQNAGTLESLAEKVHAFYPGQPGGPPVGPSRRMSTGTGNVGLAQQHARFPRSGSDQHLPRVEYSDYSNSLGRHSLLRSSLKPGTAGGAPMQVGVGGTLGRYGRYDQQRTGVSKYGPPSGGAQSLTRRSRPNLDYSSDTEATIGPRPSYYYYNRPAIGSMSRGSGGAGGGVGAASTAALLAGAADLNKFNSLPRERPGTRLQGIRSRMGDRLVDENDGNTSAPEFDVRRGRDLRQRITASPSIFTADEYRAWLRRAPSSSAIAEQMRMTRDMFAQPRAQRFSCSAENIHDALRNTESIYSSRNHILGTGTLDRNMGLTRPISALPVRSMSSQHIGGAGSIRSPSIRRMRQLLELSAGPASPSGSILSTGGHQSPAPTPSATLPRPHRQIDINPAEFAKYKLDKPIVDIGGISGMLWIHLLAGRGLRTAPEGAAGAATQGQTRDLYCVIECDRVHKARTVVRSGDLQFDWDESFELDLVGNKQLDVLVYSWDPQHRHKLCYRGAISLSSILRQSPLHQLALKVEPRGTIYIRMRHTDPLALYKRRGLPSLRAGYPTLFGADLETVVNRESKNAPGSAPVPIVLRRCVEEVERRGLDIIGLYRLCGSATKKRLLREAFERNSRAVELTPEHVPDINVITGVLKDYLRELPEPLFTRCLFQMTVDALAVCLPDDPEGNAKLMLSILDCLPRANRATLVFLLDHLSLVVSNSERNKMSAQALATVMGPPLMLHSASAQPGADIDHAQPIAVLKYLLQIWPQPQAQHQQMAQHMGGAAGAMMGGLVTTGSMSNMAGVASDRSARRVNRAAWKQSQCVASGQTATSTAAAGAAHGGGQSSALVHFGNQHTLPRPSSALSHSQQSSVSISSGSVSSIASSLATSGATALSIGGLSGLSNSRPIATATSRHTLPRQ; the protein is encoded by the exons GAAAATGGAAGATCAGTTCCTGATGTCACCGCAAGCCCGGGCCGGGCCCCACCCGGACCGCTGCCCGCCAACCAGATGCCTTCGATGGGCAACCAGCAACACCATGGAAACCAGCAACATCATGGaaaccagcagcaacatcatggCAATCAGCACGGCAACCATCGAGGTCAGAGCGGAAGTTTGTCAAACGCCGCCGGGGTCAAGGACCCGGTGATGCTACAGGGCGATTTCCGGAAAGTCAGCGGCATCAGCTCAGAGATCTTTCGGCAGATAGAAGCCGTCGAGAATGACCACGACCCAAACACGGCGGCGGCTTTGGAGGCGGTGGAGCGACGCGGTGAGATGATCGTGCGCGTCCTGGAGCCGCGTTGCATGGGCAGCAAACAGGCGGTGGACGCTGCCCACAAGCTGATGAACAAGGCGGACGCACGGCACACCGTTCAGCTGGTGGAAATAGTCAAGCGGCCGGGTCAGACGCTGGGCTTGTACATCCGCGAGGGAAATGGGGCCGATCGTACTGATGGCGTCTTCATTTCGCGGATTGCACTGGAGTCGGCTGTCTACAACAGCGGCTGCTTGCGG GTGGGCGACGAAATCCTTGCGGTAAATCTGGTGGACGTGACACACATGTCCCTAGACGATGTCGTCATTATTATGTCAATTCCGCGCCGCTTGGTGCTGGCCATACGTCAGCGGCGGGGCAATAGAGGCACAGGATCTCCTGGACCGCCGACGCTCTCTAGGCCAGAACAGAAGCCACCACCGGTTGTTGTTATCAAGCGAGATTTGCGGGACGAGGATCTGGACGAGACGGACCGGATGCCGAGGCCGCGCTCATCACGTGACAGACGTACAGGTA GAGATGGTCGCGAAATGACGGAATCTCGTTCTCGGCTAGGTCTGGGTCTTAATAACTACAGCCCGCAGTCCGAGCAGCTGGATATGTACTACAATACCCGCGGCGGAGGTGGTGGACCCATGGGTGAGCCTCCAAACTGGGGGTATaaaccaccaccgccaccgtCTTCGGTGATTACGGAGCAACCCACAAAAGCACATGCTTTTGCGCCGTCGCATGCTTACTACCAAAACGCCGGCACTCTTGAAAGCTTGGCGGAGAAGGTACATGCATTCTATCCTGGACAGCCTGGTGGTCCGCCCGTGGGTCCCTCGAGAAGAATGTCCACGGGAACTGGAAACGTTGGCCTCGCTCAACAACATGCCAGATTTCCGCGATCTGGCTCAGATCAGCATTTACCTCGCGTAGAATATTCGGACTATTCCAATTCCCTGGGGCGGCATTCCCTTCTGCGATCAAGTTTAAAACCTGGAACGGCCGGTGGAGCTCCAATGCAGGTTGGAGTGGGAGGCACTCTCGGCCGATACGGCCGCTATGATCAACAGAGAACCGGTGTATCCAAGTACGGCCCTCCATCTGGTGGAGCTCAATCGCTGACTCGTCGTTCCAGACCAAATTTGGACTATTCCAGCGATACAGAAGCCACAATTGGGCCTAGGCCAAGTTACTACTATTATAACAGACCTGCCATCGGCAGTATGTCGAGAGGATCAGGTGGAGCAGGCGGTGGAGTTGGCGCAGCTTCAACGGCTGCCTTGCTGGCTGGAGCTGCTGATCTCAACAAATTTAACTCATTGCCCCGAGAGCGCCCCGGAACGAGACTGCAGGGAATTCGTTCCAGAATGGGAGATCGTTTGGTGGACGAGAATGACGGAAATACTTCGGCACCCGAGTTCGATGTACGGAGAGGAAGGGACTTACGTCAGCGAATTACCGCCAGTCCGTCGATATTTACGGCGGATGAATACCGCGCCTGGCTCAGAAGGGCGCCTAGCAGTTCCGCAATTGCGGAACAAATGCGAATGACGCGGGACATGTTTGCCCAGCCACGGGCTCAGCGATTTTCGTGTAGCGCTGAGAACATCCATGATGCACTGAGAAAT aCGGAAAGCATCTACTCCAGTAGAAACCATATTCTTGGAACGGGCACTCTCGATCGGAACATGGGTCTTACACGACCAATTTCTGCACTACCCGTGCGCTCCATGTCCTCGCAGCACATTGGAGGAGCGGGCTCCATTCGTTCGCCTAGCATACGGCGCATGCGACAGTTACTGGAGCTTTCCGCTGGTCCCGCCAGTCCGAGCGGCAGTATCTTGAGCACCGGTGGTCACCAGAGTCCGGCACCAACGCCAAGTGCGACcttaccacgcccacaccgCCAAATCGACATCAACCCGGCGGAGTTTGCCAAGTACAAGCTGGATAAGCCCATCGTCGATATTGGGGGGATCTCCGGCATGTTATGGATTCATTTGCTAGCAGGTCGCGGCCTAAGAACCGCTCCAGAGGGAGCAGCAGGGGCGGCGACACAGGGCCAAACCAGAGATCTTTACTGCGTAATCGAGTGTGATCGAGTACATAAAGCACGGACTGTGGTGCGATCGGGTGACCTGCAGTTTGACTGGGACGAGTCGTTTGAGCTTGACTTGGTGGGCAACAAACAGTTAGATGTACTAGTCTACTCATGGGACCCGCAGCACAGACACAAGCTGTGCTACCGAGGCGCAATCTCGTTATCGTCGATCCTCCGTCAGTCTCCACTTCATCAACTGGCCTTAAAGGTTGAACCAAGAGGTACGATATACATTCGCATGCGGCACACGGATCCACTGGCTCTCTACAAGAGAAGAGGGCTTCCGAGCCTGAGAGCAGGTTACCCTACGCTCTTCGGCGCTGATTTGGAAACGGTGGTGAATCGGGAGTCTAAAAATGCTCCCGGAAGTGCACCCGTTCCCATCGTATTAAGGCGCTGTGTGGAGGAGGTGGAGCGGCGCGGTCTTGATATAATCGGGTTGTACCGACTGTGCGGCTCGGCTACCAAGAAGCGATTGCTACGCGAGGCCTTTGAGCGCAATAGCCGTGCAGTGGAATTGACCCCGGAACATGTTCCTGACATCAACGTCATCACCGGCGTCCTCAAGGATTACCTCAGGGAGCTGCCCGAGCCGCTGTTCACTCGCTGTCTTTTCCAGATGACGGTGGATGCCTTAG CTGTCTGCCTGCCAGATGACCCGGAGGGCAATGCGAAACTGATGCTTAGCATTCTCGACTGCCTGCCGCGGGCGAACAGG GCCACCCTGGTATTCCTTCTTGATCACCTCTCGCTGGTCGTTTCAAACTCGGAGCGCAATAAGATGTCCGCCCAGGCGTTGGCCACCGTGATGGGCCCACCGCTGATGCTGCATTCGGCGAGTGCGCAGCCGGGTGCTGACATCGATCACGCTCAGCCGATCGCGGTGCTTAAGTATCTGCTGCAGATCTGGCCGCAGCCGCAGGCGCAGCATCAGCAGATGGCGCAGCACATGGGCGGCGCTGCGGGGGCGATGATGGGCGGCTTGGTCACCACCGGGAGCATGAGCAATATGGCCGGTGTTGCTTCAG ACAGGTCGGCGCGGCGAGTCAACAGGGCAGCGTGGAAGCAAAGTCAGTGCGTTGCCAGCGGACAGACAGCAACTTCtactgcagcagcaggcgcagctCATGGCGGCGGGCAATCTTCTGCGCTCGTCCACTTCGGTAACCAACATACTCTCCCAAGGCCATCCTCAGCTCTCAGCCACAGCCAACAATCATCTGTATCAATCAGTAGTGGGTCAGTTAGCTCAATCGCATCGAGCCTTGCAACAAGCGGTGCAACAG CCCTATCAATTGGGGGGCTCAGTGGGCTCAGCAATTCCCGACCCATcgccactgccacttccagGCACACCCTCCCCCGGCAGTAG
- the LOC6619539 gene encoding rho GTPase-activating protein 100F isoform X11: protein MQWKKKFTRLKAATGNSRVRRMLCCGRRKENGRSVPDVTASPGRAPPGPLPANQMPSMGNQQHHGNQQHHGNQQQHHGNQHGNHRGQSGSLSNAAGVKDPVMLQGDFRKVSGISSEIFRQIEAVENDHDPNTAAALEAVERRGEMIVRVLEPRCMGSKQAVDAAHKLMNKADARHTVQLVEIVKRPGQTLGLYIREGNGADRTDGVFISRIALESAVYNSGCLRVGDEILAVNLVDVTHMSLDDVVIIMSIPRRLVLAIRQRRGNRGTGSPGPPTLSRPEQKPPPVVVIKRDLRDEDLDETDRMPRPRSSRDRRTGDGREMTESRSRLGLGLNNYSPQSEQLDMYYNTRGGGGGPMGEPPNWGYKPPPPPSSVITEQPTKAHAFAPSHAYYQNAGTLESLAEKVHAFYPGQPGGPPVGPSRRMSTGTGNVGLAQQHARFPRSGSDQHLPRVEYSDYSNSLGRHSLLRSSLKPGTAGGAPMQVGVGGTLGRYGRYDQQRTGVSKYGPPSGGAQSLTRRSRPNLDYSSDTEATIGPRPSYYYYNRPAIGSMSRGSGGAGGGVGAASTAALLAGAADLNKFNSLPRERPGTRLQGIRSRMGDRLVDENDGNTSAPEFDVRRGRDLRQRITASPSIFTADEYRAWLRRAPSSSAIAEQMRMTRDMFAQPRAQRFSCSAENIHDALRNTESIYSSRNHILGTGTLDRNMGLTRPISALPVRSMSSQHIGGAGSIRSPSIRRMRQLLELSAGPASPSGSILSTGGHQSPAPTPSATLPRPHRQIDINPAEFAKYKLDKPIVDIGGISGMLWIHLLAGRGLRTAPEGAAGAATQGQTRDLYCVIECDRVHKARTVVRSGDLQFDWDESFELDLVGNKQLDVLVYSWDPQHRHKLCYRGAISLSSILRQSPLHQLALKVEPRGTIYIRMRHTDPLALYKRRGLPSLRAGYPTLFGADLETVVNRESKNAPGSAPVPIVLRRCVEEVERRGLDIIGLYRLCGSATKKRLLREAFERNSRAVELTPEHVPDINVITGVLKDYLRELPEPLFTRCLFQMTVDALAVCLPDDPEGNAKLMLSILDCLPRANRATLVFLLDHLSLVVSNSERNKMSAQALATVMGPPLMLHSASAQPGADIDHAQPIAVLKYLLQIWPQPQAQHQQMAQHMGGAAGAMMGGLVTTGSMSNMAGVASDRSARRVNRAAWKQSQCVASGQTATSTAAAGAAHGGGQSSALVHFGNQHTLPRPSSALSHSQQSSVSISSGSVSSIASSLATSGATALSIGGLSGLSNSRPIATATSRHTLPRQ, encoded by the exons GAAAATGGAAGATCAGTTCCTGATGTCACCGCAAGCCCGGGCCGGGCCCCACCCGGACCGCTGCCCGCCAACCAGATGCCTTCGATGGGCAACCAGCAACACCATGGAAACCAGCAACATCATGGaaaccagcagcaacatcatggCAATCAGCACGGCAACCATCGAGGTCAGAGCGGAAGTTTGTCAAACGCCGCCGGGGTCAAGGACCCGGTGATGCTACAGGGCGATTTCCGGAAAGTCAGCGGCATCAGCTCAGAGATCTTTCGGCAGATAGAAGCCGTCGAGAATGACCACGACCCAAACACGGCGGCGGCTTTGGAGGCGGTGGAGCGACGCGGTGAGATGATCGTGCGCGTCCTGGAGCCGCGTTGCATGGGCAGCAAACAGGCGGTGGACGCTGCCCACAAGCTGATGAACAAGGCGGACGCACGGCACACCGTTCAGCTGGTGGAAATAGTCAAGCGGCCGGGTCAGACGCTGGGCTTGTACATCCGCGAGGGAAATGGGGCCGATCGTACTGATGGCGTCTTCATTTCGCGGATTGCACTGGAGTCGGCTGTCTACAACAGCGGCTGCTTGCGG GTGGGCGACGAAATCCTTGCGGTAAATCTGGTGGACGTGACACACATGTCCCTAGACGATGTCGTCATTATTATGTCAATTCCGCGCCGCTTGGTGCTGGCCATACGTCAGCGGCGGGGCAATAGAGGCACAGGATCTCCTGGACCGCCGACGCTCTCTAGGCCAGAACAGAAGCCACCACCGGTTGTTGTTATCAAGCGAGATTTGCGGGACGAGGATCTGGACGAGACGGACCGGATGCCGAGGCCGCGCTCATCACGTGACAGACGTACAG GAGATGGTCGCGAAATGACGGAATCTCGTTCTCGGCTAGGTCTGGGTCTTAATAACTACAGCCCGCAGTCCGAGCAGCTGGATATGTACTACAATACCCGCGGCGGAGGTGGTGGACCCATGGGTGAGCCTCCAAACTGGGGGTATaaaccaccaccgccaccgtCTTCGGTGATTACGGAGCAACCCACAAAAGCACATGCTTTTGCGCCGTCGCATGCTTACTACCAAAACGCCGGCACTCTTGAAAGCTTGGCGGAGAAGGTACATGCATTCTATCCTGGACAGCCTGGTGGTCCGCCCGTGGGTCCCTCGAGAAGAATGTCCACGGGAACTGGAAACGTTGGCCTCGCTCAACAACATGCCAGATTTCCGCGATCTGGCTCAGATCAGCATTTACCTCGCGTAGAATATTCGGACTATTCCAATTCCCTGGGGCGGCATTCCCTTCTGCGATCAAGTTTAAAACCTGGAACGGCCGGTGGAGCTCCAATGCAGGTTGGAGTGGGAGGCACTCTCGGCCGATACGGCCGCTATGATCAACAGAGAACCGGTGTATCCAAGTACGGCCCTCCATCTGGTGGAGCTCAATCGCTGACTCGTCGTTCCAGACCAAATTTGGACTATTCCAGCGATACAGAAGCCACAATTGGGCCTAGGCCAAGTTACTACTATTATAACAGACCTGCCATCGGCAGTATGTCGAGAGGATCAGGTGGAGCAGGCGGTGGAGTTGGCGCAGCTTCAACGGCTGCCTTGCTGGCTGGAGCTGCTGATCTCAACAAATTTAACTCATTGCCCCGAGAGCGCCCCGGAACGAGACTGCAGGGAATTCGTTCCAGAATGGGAGATCGTTTGGTGGACGAGAATGACGGAAATACTTCGGCACCCGAGTTCGATGTACGGAGAGGAAGGGACTTACGTCAGCGAATTACCGCCAGTCCGTCGATATTTACGGCGGATGAATACCGCGCCTGGCTCAGAAGGGCGCCTAGCAGTTCCGCAATTGCGGAACAAATGCGAATGACGCGGGACATGTTTGCCCAGCCACGGGCTCAGCGATTTTCGTGTAGCGCTGAGAACATCCATGATGCACTGAGAAAT aCGGAAAGCATCTACTCCAGTAGAAACCATATTCTTGGAACGGGCACTCTCGATCGGAACATGGGTCTTACACGACCAATTTCTGCACTACCCGTGCGCTCCATGTCCTCGCAGCACATTGGAGGAGCGGGCTCCATTCGTTCGCCTAGCATACGGCGCATGCGACAGTTACTGGAGCTTTCCGCTGGTCCCGCCAGTCCGAGCGGCAGTATCTTGAGCACCGGTGGTCACCAGAGTCCGGCACCAACGCCAAGTGCGACcttaccacgcccacaccgCCAAATCGACATCAACCCGGCGGAGTTTGCCAAGTACAAGCTGGATAAGCCCATCGTCGATATTGGGGGGATCTCCGGCATGTTATGGATTCATTTGCTAGCAGGTCGCGGCCTAAGAACCGCTCCAGAGGGAGCAGCAGGGGCGGCGACACAGGGCCAAACCAGAGATCTTTACTGCGTAATCGAGTGTGATCGAGTACATAAAGCACGGACTGTGGTGCGATCGGGTGACCTGCAGTTTGACTGGGACGAGTCGTTTGAGCTTGACTTGGTGGGCAACAAACAGTTAGATGTACTAGTCTACTCATGGGACCCGCAGCACAGACACAAGCTGTGCTACCGAGGCGCAATCTCGTTATCGTCGATCCTCCGTCAGTCTCCACTTCATCAACTGGCCTTAAAGGTTGAACCAAGAGGTACGATATACATTCGCATGCGGCACACGGATCCACTGGCTCTCTACAAGAGAAGAGGGCTTCCGAGCCTGAGAGCAGGTTACCCTACGCTCTTCGGCGCTGATTTGGAAACGGTGGTGAATCGGGAGTCTAAAAATGCTCCCGGAAGTGCACCCGTTCCCATCGTATTAAGGCGCTGTGTGGAGGAGGTGGAGCGGCGCGGTCTTGATATAATCGGGTTGTACCGACTGTGCGGCTCGGCTACCAAGAAGCGATTGCTACGCGAGGCCTTTGAGCGCAATAGCCGTGCAGTGGAATTGACCCCGGAACATGTTCCTGACATCAACGTCATCACCGGCGTCCTCAAGGATTACCTCAGGGAGCTGCCCGAGCCGCTGTTCACTCGCTGTCTTTTCCAGATGACGGTGGATGCCTTAG CTGTCTGCCTGCCAGATGACCCGGAGGGCAATGCGAAACTGATGCTTAGCATTCTCGACTGCCTGCCGCGGGCGAACAGG GCCACCCTGGTATTCCTTCTTGATCACCTCTCGCTGGTCGTTTCAAACTCGGAGCGCAATAAGATGTCCGCCCAGGCGTTGGCCACCGTGATGGGCCCACCGCTGATGCTGCATTCGGCGAGTGCGCAGCCGGGTGCTGACATCGATCACGCTCAGCCGATCGCGGTGCTTAAGTATCTGCTGCAGATCTGGCCGCAGCCGCAGGCGCAGCATCAGCAGATGGCGCAGCACATGGGCGGCGCTGCGGGGGCGATGATGGGCGGCTTGGTCACCACCGGGAGCATGAGCAATATGGCCGGTGTTGCTTCAG ACAGGTCGGCGCGGCGAGTCAACAGGGCAGCGTGGAAGCAAAGTCAGTGCGTTGCCAGCGGACAGACAGCAACTTCtactgcagcagcaggcgcagctCATGGCGGCGGGCAATCTTCTGCGCTCGTCCACTTCGGTAACCAACATACTCTCCCAAGGCCATCCTCAGCTCTCAGCCACAGCCAACAATCATCTGTATCAATCAGTAGTGGGTCAGTTAGCTCAATCGCATCGAGCCTTGCAACAAGCGGTGCAACAG CCCTATCAATTGGGGGGCTCAGTGGGCTCAGCAATTCCCGACCCATcgccactgccacttccagGCACACCCTCCCCCGGCAGTAG